Proteins from one uncultured Desulfuromonas sp. genomic window:
- the flgA gene encoding flagellar basal body P-ring formation chaperone FlgA, whose product MRISSDKHRFSRLILLGMMIGLLWSTLAVAGGTTITNQDIQRTIKTYLNKAQQRLNHVDYTFEPYSKEDSFTLPAGKLRVDVLPAVKKIIGSRHFTVVYRVDGRTVKSVTVRGKLLVKADVVVAQQSLKRGTIISAEDVSLVHLDVSRIREPLFDLKDVVGKLVARNVRAGQPVEFKSVKTPPLVHKGSFVKLVARRSGMMLTAIGIALEDGSKGEVVRVQNNRSKKVVMAQVVGADLVEVEF is encoded by the coding sequence GTGCGGATTTCTTCTGACAAACATCGATTTTCTCGGCTGATCTTACTCGGTATGATGATTGGCCTGTTGTGGAGTACGCTGGCGGTTGCCGGTGGAACCACGATTACCAATCAGGACATTCAACGCACCATCAAGACTTATCTGAACAAGGCCCAACAGCGCCTTAACCATGTCGATTACACGTTTGAGCCGTATTCCAAGGAGGATTCTTTTACTCTTCCGGCAGGTAAATTGCGAGTAGATGTGTTACCGGCCGTTAAAAAGATCATCGGCAGTCGCCATTTCACCGTTGTCTATCGGGTCGATGGGCGCACGGTCAAATCGGTCACGGTTCGTGGCAAGTTGCTCGTCAAAGCCGACGTGGTGGTGGCGCAGCAGTCGCTTAAACGTGGGACGATTATTTCCGCCGAAGATGTCAGTTTGGTTCACCTCGATGTTTCGCGGATACGTGAACCTCTTTTTGACCTGAAAGATGTGGTGGGAAAACTCGTTGCCCGCAATGTGCGTGCCGGTCAGCCGGTGGAGTTCAAGAGTGTGAAAACGCCGCCACTGGTGCACAAAGGCAGCTTCGTCAAATTGGTCGCCCGCCGCAGCGGCATGATGTTGACGGCGATCGGCATAGCCCTGGAAGACGGCAGCAAGGGCGAAGTGGTTCGGGTACAAAACAACAGATCGAAAAAAGTGGTTATGGCTCAGGTCGTCGGGGCGGATTTGGTCGAAGTGGAGTTTTAA
- a CDS encoding flagellar hook basal-body protein has translation MSSGIYATLSGAVARMQTVDVVTNNLANANTLGYKKDRVQFSAVLDSAKQNQQAGGVNYSYVEVAKTDYSQGVLIDTRNEYDVAINGNGFFKVRNPDDGEIYFTRLGAFDREADGTLITRTGELVLSPANETIVLPEGDFDIDERGRILGNEGVVDELALVDPDPELLIKQGNGRYSYDGDIRVVPASTDSQVMQGHLEQSNVKAIEETTLMMTSLRAFENYQKAMKNYFTLENKVNEIGSL, from the coding sequence ATGAGTTCCGGGATTTACGCGACCCTCAGCGGTGCCGTTGCCAGAATGCAAACCGTCGATGTTGTGACCAACAACCTCGCCAACGCCAACACGCTCGGCTATAAAAAAGACCGTGTTCAATTCAGTGCGGTTTTGGACAGTGCCAAACAGAACCAACAGGCCGGTGGCGTGAACTACTCTTATGTCGAAGTGGCCAAAACGGACTATTCGCAAGGCGTGTTGATTGATACCCGTAATGAGTATGATGTCGCCATTAACGGTAATGGTTTTTTCAAAGTGCGCAATCCCGATGATGGTGAAATCTATTTTACCCGTCTTGGCGCATTTGACCGGGAAGCGGACGGTACGTTGATCACCCGTACCGGTGAACTTGTTCTGAGCCCGGCCAATGAAACCATTGTTCTTCCCGAGGGAGACTTTGACATTGATGAGCGTGGCCGGATCCTCGGCAATGAAGGTGTGGTCGATGAGCTGGCGTTGGTCGACCCGGATCCGGAATTGCTGATTAAACAAGGCAATGGCCGCTACAGCTATGACGGTGATATTCGGGTGGTCCCGGCCAGCACCGACAGCCAGGTGATGCAGGGCCATCTCGAGCAGTCCAATGTCAAGGCCATTGAAGAAACAACCTTGATGATGACCAGCCTGCGCGCCTTTGAAAATTATCAGAAAGCGATGAAAAATTATTTCACACTCGAGAACAAAGTAAACGAAATCGGCTCTCTCTAA
- a CDS encoding MinD/ParA family protein, whose protein sequence is MDGHQEHADQADTLRSLSDRMGESPQMNAGSNKTARVLSVTSGKGGVGKTAVVSNVAVAMGRMGKKVLIIDADLGLANIDVVFGLAPRYNLNHFFSGQQSLESILVDGPPGVQILPAGSGVQQFTRLEASHKMRFLDDLENLPGDYDVVLIDTEAGISENVTYFNQAAQDILVVTTPEPTAITDAYALMKLLSSQYHEKRFNLIVNSVRHADEALDVYRKLTMVSNRYLDISIDFMGGIPFDRKMYESVRRQKVMVEMYPGHKVSVAFEKLATALIADQHRNEPKGSLQFFWKRLLSLGSGT, encoded by the coding sequence ATGGATGGACATCAAGAACACGCCGATCAGGCGGATACATTACGCTCCTTGAGTGACCGTATGGGAGAGTCTCCACAGATGAATGCCGGCAGCAACAAGACGGCACGCGTTCTGTCGGTCACCAGTGGTAAGGGGGGCGTTGGCAAGACCGCCGTGGTCTCCAATGTTGCCGTCGCCATGGGGCGAATGGGCAAGAAGGTCCTGATTATTGATGCCGACCTCGGTCTGGCGAATATCGATGTCGTTTTCGGCCTGGCTCCGCGTTATAATCTCAACCATTTCTTCTCTGGGCAGCAAAGCCTTGAGTCGATTCTCGTTGATGGCCCACCCGGTGTGCAGATTCTTCCGGCGGGGTCCGGGGTGCAGCAGTTTACCCGCCTCGAAGCCAGCCACAAGATGCGTTTTCTCGATGACCTGGAAAACTTGCCCGGCGACTACGATGTGGTATTGATTGATACCGAGGCGGGAATTTCCGAAAATGTCACCTATTTTAACCAGGCGGCTCAGGATATCCTGGTGGTAACCACCCCGGAACCGACTGCGATCACCGATGCTTACGCCCTGATGAAATTGTTGTCATCGCAGTACCACGAAAAACGCTTCAACCTGATCGTCAATTCGGTGCGCCACGCCGATGAGGCATTGGATGTGTACCGCAAACTGACCATGGTCTCCAATCGTTATCTGGATATTTCCATCGATTTTATGGGCGGCATTCCGTTTGACCGCAAGATGTACGAATCGGTACGACGCCAGAAAGTGATGGTGGAAATGTATCCGGGGCATAAAGTCAGCGTCGCGTTTGAAAAGCTGGCCACAGCGCTGATCGCTGATCAGCATCGCAACGAACCCAAGGGGTCGTTACAGTTCTTCTGGAAACGTTTATTGTCATTGGGGAGTGGAACTTAG
- a CDS encoding flagellar basal body L-ring protein FlgH: MKQMWQRIPYLLMLVAGVVACAPVQPRDPEISKPVTMEMPEIAAPQPKTPGSLWTTGNGSLFVDNRASRVGDILTVAIYEQAEASKQATTSTGRKTSASADITSLFGLESNIANLNKSIDPANLVSAGYTNDFQGSGSTTRKEDLVATLTTRVVEVLPNSTLRISGSKSVTVNHERQLIHLSGIVRQEDITPENLIDSKYVLDANIVYTGKGVIDDKQKPGWLLRLLDTVTPF, translated from the coding sequence ATGAAACAGATGTGGCAACGGATTCCATACCTTTTAATGCTAGTGGCGGGTGTTGTCGCCTGTGCGCCGGTGCAACCGAGAGACCCTGAAATCTCCAAGCCGGTCACCATGGAAATGCCCGAGATTGCGGCACCGCAGCCCAAGACACCCGGCTCCTTATGGACGACGGGCAACGGCAGTCTGTTTGTTGATAACCGGGCCAGTCGTGTCGGCGATATTCTCACCGTGGCCATCTACGAGCAGGCCGAAGCCAGCAAGCAAGCGACCACCTCCACTGGCCGAAAAACCTCCGCCAGTGCTGACATTACCAGCCTGTTCGGTCTGGAATCCAATATTGCCAACCTGAATAAAAGCATTGATCCGGCCAATCTGGTCAGCGCCGGTTATACCAATGACTTTCAGGGCAGTGGCAGCACCACCCGCAAGGAAGATCTGGTCGCGACATTAACAACCCGGGTGGTTGAGGTATTACCGAACAGCACTCTGCGTATTTCCGGGAGTAAAAGTGTTACTGTCAACCATGAACGACAGTTGATCCACCTGTCCGGTATTGTCCGCCAGGAAGACATCACCCCGGAAAACCTTATTGACTCAAAGTATGTTCTTGATGCCAATATTGTCTATACCGGCAAAGGTGTGATTGACGATAAACAGAAGCCGGGCTGGTTGCTGCGGTTGCTGGATACGGTAACACCCTTTTAA
- the flhA gene encoding flagellar biosynthesis protein FlhA, producing MLEALAENKWVRLVVRSDIMVSLGLVMVLMLMIIPLPPVLLDIFLSLNITLALLILIISLYTAKSVEFAVFPAVLLATTLFRLSLNVASTRLILLHGEEGPSAAGSVIMSFGQFVVGGNYVVGLVIFVILVLINFMVITKGAGRVAEVAARFTLDAMPGKQMAIDADLNAGLINDQEAKQRRAEIANEADFYGAMDGASKFVRGDAIAGIIITLINIGAGFIIGVVQKGMPAIEAAQNYTILTVGDGLVGQVPALIISTAAGILVTRTTGTGDFGTDLKAQFSVHPQAVWVVSAILLAFALIPGLPFAPFLTLSALLAFIAFQLQKTQAQEQEAADAISMEQARPEAREKEDDYDEMLNVDLLELEVGYGLIPFVDAAQDGELLERIRSIRKQFALDSGFIVPPVHIKDNLQLKPNEYNFMLKGVKVAGAEMLPGHFMAMNPGMATETIKGVATEEPAFGLPATWISEDKKERAQIAGYTVVDCTTVMATHISEIIKRYAYELLGRQEVQNLLDNLKKSYPKLVEELVPEPLNLGLIMRVLQNLLREDVSIRDLRTILETLADYAAPGSDPDYLTEHVRSALARSISGKYAQADDVLAVMTLDRKIEEGIQQSLQKTDNGIGYLAMEPRQAQAVLDALAEQLQQFSGGMTPVLLCSPTIRPHVKKLTERYLPSLVVISHNEIASHLKVRSIGMVKVNAG from the coding sequence ATGCTTGAAGCGTTAGCGGAAAATAAATGGGTTCGTCTGGTTGTCCGTAGCGACATCATGGTCTCGCTCGGCCTGGTCATGGTGCTGATGCTGATGATCATTCCGCTGCCACCCGTCTTGCTCGATATTTTTCTGTCACTCAATATCACCCTGGCTCTACTGATCCTGATCATCAGTTTATACACGGCAAAATCCGTTGAATTTGCAGTATTTCCGGCGGTGTTACTGGCTACCACGCTGTTTCGATTGTCCCTGAATGTGGCATCGACCCGTCTAATTCTGCTGCATGGTGAAGAGGGTCCCAGTGCCGCCGGTTCGGTGATTATGTCCTTCGGTCAGTTTGTTGTCGGCGGTAACTACGTGGTTGGTCTGGTTATTTTCGTCATTTTGGTGTTGATCAACTTTATGGTTATCACCAAAGGTGCCGGGCGCGTTGCCGAAGTCGCTGCCCGATTTACCCTCGATGCCATGCCCGGTAAGCAGATGGCCATTGATGCCGATCTCAATGCCGGACTGATCAACGACCAGGAAGCCAAACAGCGACGTGCTGAGATCGCTAACGAAGCGGATTTCTACGGTGCCATGGATGGTGCCAGTAAGTTCGTGCGTGGTGATGCGATTGCCGGTATTATTATCACCCTGATCAATATCGGCGCCGGATTTATTATCGGTGTGGTTCAGAAGGGCATGCCGGCAATTGAAGCCGCACAAAACTATACCATCCTTACGGTTGGTGATGGCCTGGTTGGTCAGGTCCCGGCACTGATTATCTCTACGGCCGCCGGTATCCTCGTTACCCGTACAACGGGAACCGGCGATTTCGGTACTGATCTTAAGGCGCAATTCAGTGTTCATCCTCAGGCGGTTTGGGTGGTGTCAGCCATTTTGCTGGCTTTCGCCCTGATTCCCGGTTTGCCGTTTGCCCCCTTTCTCACCCTGTCTGCACTGCTGGCATTTATCGCCTTCCAGTTGCAGAAAACACAGGCCCAGGAACAGGAAGCGGCGGATGCGATCTCGATGGAACAGGCGCGCCCGGAAGCGCGGGAAAAAGAAGATGATTACGACGAAATGCTCAATGTGGACCTGCTGGAACTTGAGGTTGGCTATGGGCTGATCCCTTTTGTCGATGCCGCCCAGGATGGCGAGTTGCTTGAACGGATCCGTTCGATTCGCAAACAGTTTGCTCTTGATTCCGGCTTTATTGTCCCGCCCGTGCATATCAAAGATAACCTGCAACTCAAACCCAACGAATACAACTTCATGCTCAAAGGGGTCAAGGTTGCTGGCGCCGAGATGCTGCCCGGCCACTTTATGGCCATGAATCCGGGGATGGCTACTGAGACGATCAAGGGGGTTGCCACGGAAGAGCCTGCGTTTGGTTTGCCCGCCACCTGGATTTCCGAAGATAAAAAAGAACGTGCCCAGATTGCCGGTTATACCGTGGTCGACTGTACCACTGTCATGGCGACGCATATCAGTGAAATTATCAAACGTTATGCCTATGAACTTTTAGGACGCCAAGAGGTACAGAACTTGCTTGATAACCTTAAGAAGAGTTATCCCAAGCTGGTGGAGGAGTTGGTTCCCGAGCCGTTGAATCTTGGCCTGATCATGCGGGTTCTACAGAATTTGTTGCGTGAAGACGTGTCGATTCGTGATTTGCGCACCATTCTTGAGACGCTGGCGGATTATGCCGCGCCGGGTTCAGATCCTGATTACCTGACCGAGCATGTGCGCAGTGCGCTGGCCCGCTCCATCAGTGGCAAATATGCCCAGGCAGACGATGTTCTGGCCGTGATGACTCTGGATCGCAAGATTGAGGAAGGGATTCAGCAATCGTTGCAGAAGACAGACAACGGAATCGGGTATCTGGCCATGGAGCCGCGGCAGGCTCAAGCGGTCCTTGATGCACTGGCTGAACAGCTTCAACAGTTCAGTGGAGGAATGACACCGGTGTTGCTTTGTTCGCCAACGATTCGTCCTCATGTCAAAAAACTGACTGAACGATACCTTCCCAGCCTGGTGGTGATCTCCCACAACGAGATTGCTTCTCATTTAAAAGTTCGCTCTATCGGAATGGTGAAAGTCAATGCAGGTTAG
- the flhB gene encoding flagellar biosynthesis protein FlhB — translation MAEESGQERTEEATSKRREDFRKKGQVAQSKEVNTAALLSLSLLLWYFYGGSFWGQLSWLVGHFWEQCGSLVVTPQSVVQILLFVLQKTAMLLSPLFLMVLVVGFFSSFLQIGWLFTGKPLMPDLSKLDPIKGAGRFVSKRSLVELVKSLAKVALVGYVAYKTVYSEFDNALYLVDMDVIETVRYVGRVAMAVLMKSCGIMILLALLDFMFVRWEMEEKMKMTKQEQKEEFKESEGDPHLKAKVRSIQQQMARRRMMAEVPKADVVITNPTHLSVALKYEQGEMDAPVIIAKGADNLAMKIREIARENDIPLVENVDVARALYKVEVGEVVPEQMFQAVAEILAYVYSLKRKS, via the coding sequence ATGGCCGAGGAGTCTGGACAGGAACGGACTGAAGAAGCCACCAGTAAGCGGCGAGAGGATTTTCGCAAAAAAGGTCAGGTGGCCCAAAGCAAAGAGGTCAATACGGCCGCCTTGCTGAGCCTGTCGCTGCTGCTGTGGTATTTCTATGGTGGATCATTCTGGGGGCAGTTGTCGTGGCTGGTCGGCCATTTCTGGGAGCAGTGCGGATCACTGGTTGTGACGCCGCAGTCTGTCGTGCAGATTTTGCTGTTTGTCCTGCAGAAAACCGCGATGCTGTTGTCCCCCCTGTTCCTCATGGTGTTGGTGGTCGGCTTTTTTTCCAGCTTTCTCCAGATTGGCTGGCTGTTTACCGGCAAGCCGCTGATGCCGGATCTCTCCAAGCTCGACCCGATCAAAGGAGCGGGGCGTTTTGTCTCCAAGCGCTCTCTTGTTGAACTGGTGAAATCCCTGGCCAAAGTCGCCTTGGTCGGTTACGTCGCCTATAAGACCGTGTACAGCGAATTTGACAACGCGCTGTATCTGGTCGATATGGATGTCATAGAAACGGTCCGTTATGTCGGACGTGTGGCCATGGCTGTCCTGATGAAAAGTTGTGGCATCATGATTCTTCTCGCCCTGCTCGATTTTATGTTTGTGCGCTGGGAGATGGAAGAGAAGATGAAGATGACCAAGCAAGAGCAGAAAGAGGAGTTCAAGGAGAGCGAAGGGGACCCGCATCTCAAGGCCAAGGTCCGTTCTATTCAGCAGCAAATGGCCCGACGGCGCATGATGGCGGAAGTGCCTAAAGCCGACGTGGTCATCACCAACCCGACCCACCTTTCCGTTGCCCTGAAATATGAGCAGGGTGAGATGGATGCCCCGGTAATTATTGCCAAGGGGGCAGATAACCTTGCCATGAAAATTCGTGAGATCGCTCGGGAAAATGATATTCCGCTTGTCGAAAATGTCGATGTGGCACGAGCCTTGTATAAAGTTGAGGTTGGAGAAGTGGTCCCCGAGCAAATGTTCCAGGCCGTGGCTGAAATTCTGGCTTACGTCTACAGCCTCAAACGCAAATCGTGA
- the flhF gene encoding flagellar biosynthesis protein FlhF, with protein MQVRVFESEDMDSALRMIKEALGPDALILSSRTVRKGGMGLFGKPMLEVTAAVDANTDDAAMPEADQPRLDVRSDDGDLNYQDLWASREAEKPRSVAPRRFEEALPNPYRHVTATPQVEMSPRSLDGLRDEVGELKNLVSSLVRDLPEQLDKINRQKPQPVIAPAVQRFSTISTADQQIHDGLTRLGIEAEAASTIAHYASSQLTTKQIADPAVLNAFFAKTIAELVQTTGSILPQPGESKRIALIGPTGVGKTTTIAKLAASHLLAGGKRVALVTIDTYRIAAVEQLKVYGEIMNLPVEVVMNADQLRDVLERHSDKDLVLIDTAGRSPKDSVSLQELEEFLHVDSNIEAHLVMSATTRERDLYEIYGRFSALSPQSMLLTKLDECNSLGVLLNIHLRNNCPISYLANGQRVPEDLVQATAELVSSMILESSEG; from the coding sequence ATGCAGGTTAGGGTTTTCGAATCAGAGGACATGGATTCGGCATTGCGCATGATCAAAGAAGCGCTCGGTCCGGATGCCTTGATTCTGTCGTCACGCACGGTGCGCAAAGGTGGCATGGGTTTGTTCGGAAAACCAATGCTCGAAGTGACCGCCGCTGTTGATGCCAACACTGATGATGCTGCCATGCCGGAAGCGGATCAACCCAGACTTGATGTACGCAGTGACGATGGTGACCTGAACTATCAGGACTTGTGGGCTTCCAGAGAGGCGGAAAAACCCAGGAGCGTTGCGCCGCGTCGTTTTGAAGAGGCGCTGCCCAACCCGTATCGCCACGTGACCGCGACACCACAGGTCGAGATGTCCCCCCGCTCCCTGGATGGGTTGCGCGATGAGGTCGGCGAGTTGAAAAATCTGGTTAGCTCGTTGGTTAGAGACCTGCCTGAACAACTAGACAAAATCAATCGTCAGAAACCTCAGCCCGTTATTGCTCCTGCGGTACAGCGTTTTTCCACCATATCGACAGCCGATCAGCAGATCCATGACGGTTTGACCCGTTTGGGGATCGAAGCCGAAGCCGCATCCACCATTGCCCATTACGCCTCCAGTCAGCTGACGACCAAACAGATTGCCGATCCGGCAGTCCTTAATGCGTTCTTTGCCAAAACCATTGCTGAGCTGGTGCAGACCACCGGCAGCATTCTTCCGCAACCCGGAGAATCCAAGCGGATTGCCCTGATCGGTCCCACCGGCGTCGGTAAAACCACCACCATTGCCAAGCTGGCCGCGTCCCATCTGCTTGCGGGTGGCAAGCGGGTGGCCTTGGTGACCATTGACACCTACCGGATTGCCGCAGTTGAGCAGCTTAAAGTCTATGGCGAGATCATGAACCTGCCGGTAGAGGTGGTGATGAACGCCGATCAGTTGCGTGACGTGCTGGAGCGGCACAGCGACAAAGATCTGGTGTTGATCGATACCGCCGGGCGCAGCCCCAAAGATTCGGTGAGCCTGCAGGAATTAGAAGAGTTTCTCCACGTCGACTCAAACATCGAGGCCCATCTGGTCATGTCGGCAACAACGCGCGAGCGCGACCTTTACGAAATTTATGGTCGTTTCAGCGCCCTGTCCCCGCAAAGCATGTTGTTGACCAAGTTAGATGAATGCAACAGCCTCGGGGTTCTGTTGAATATTCATTTGCGCAACAACTGTCCCATATCATATCTGGCCAACGGCCAGAGAGTTCCAGAAGACCTTGTTCAGGCCACTGCAGAGTTGGTCAGTTCAATGATTCTGGAAAGCAGTGAAGGATAA
- a CDS encoding FliA/WhiG family RNA polymerase sigma factor codes for MSSPYGYGPSSGQDKNELVKSHMPLVHLVVDRMRAQVPGFVTKDDMTSAAMMGLMDAATRFDPSRGIMFKTFAERRIRGAIYDEIRKMDWFSRSLREKQGRIGKTITQMEHRLGRTPEEEEVAAAMEMTLDEYRHMLGQVCHLGCVSLNETLDDRDDGRNFLDLLTDDSPSVQQRIEESELASELAGQLEKLSEKERLVISLYYYEELTQKEIAEVLDLTEGRISQLHSQALVKLKVKLSRPR; via the coding sequence ATGAGTTCGCCTTACGGCTATGGACCGTCCTCCGGTCAGGATAAAAACGAGCTGGTCAAATCGCACATGCCGTTGGTGCATCTGGTGGTTGATCGCATGCGGGCTCAAGTGCCTGGTTTTGTGACCAAAGACGATATGACCAGTGCGGCAATGATGGGGTTGATGGACGCCGCGACCCGTTTTGATCCGTCTCGGGGCATCATGTTCAAAACCTTTGCAGAGCGCCGTATTCGCGGAGCCATCTACGATGAGATCCGCAAGATGGATTGGTTCTCTCGCTCGTTGCGCGAAAAACAGGGACGGATCGGCAAGACCATTACTCAGATGGAACATCGCCTTGGCCGCACCCCCGAAGAGGAGGAAGTGGCGGCGGCGATGGAGATGACCCTGGATGAATACCGTCATATGCTCGGCCAGGTGTGTCATCTCGGTTGTGTCAGCCTCAACGAAACCCTTGATGACCGTGATGACGGCCGCAACTTTCTCGATTTACTGACCGATGATTCACCCTCGGTGCAGCAGCGGATTGAAGAGAGTGAACTCGCTTCCGAGCTGGCGGGACAGCTCGAAAAACTCTCGGAAAAAGAGCGACTGGTTATTTCGTTGTATTACTATGAAGAACTGACGCAAAAAGAGATCGCCGAAGTTCTTGATTTGACTGAAGGGCGTATCTCCCAGTTGCACAGTCAGGCGTTGGTGAAACTCAAAGTCAAGCTGTCACGTCCGAGGTGA
- the flgG gene encoding flagellar basal-body rod protein FlgG — protein MIRALWTAATGMDSQQTNIDVIANNLANVNTSGFKKSRADFQELLYQVSKTPGSSTSADTVSPTGIQVGLGSRTAAVQKVFSTGDMMQTENELDLAIEGRGFFQVEMPDGSTAYTRSGALKKDGDGRLTTSEGYLLTPQIVIPENTTSISIGQDGTVDAFLDGDSTSTEIGVVELAIFSNESGLRSLGRNLYAETISSGAATTGIPGENGIGTLSQGYLEGSNVSVMEEMVNMIAGQRAYEVNSKAIQTADEMLQMTNNLI, from the coding sequence ATGATCAGAGCATTATGGACCGCCGCCACCGGCATGGATTCGCAACAGACCAACATTGATGTGATTGCCAACAACCTGGCCAACGTCAACACCAGCGGCTTCAAAAAAAGCCGTGCGGATTTTCAGGAGTTGCTCTATCAGGTCAGTAAAACTCCCGGCAGTTCGACGTCGGCGGATACGGTATCGCCGACCGGTATTCAGGTCGGCCTTGGTTCGCGAACCGCTGCGGTGCAGAAAGTGTTCAGCACCGGGGATATGATGCAGACGGAAAATGAACTGGATCTGGCCATTGAGGGCCGCGGTTTCTTTCAGGTTGAAATGCCTGACGGAAGCACTGCCTATACCCGTTCCGGTGCCCTGAAAAAAGATGGCGATGGCCGCCTGACCACCTCGGAAGGGTACCTGTTGACGCCGCAGATCGTTATCCCGGAAAATACCACCAGCATCTCCATTGGTCAGGATGGCACGGTGGATGCCTTCCTTGATGGCGATTCCACCTCGACGGAGATCGGTGTTGTTGAGTTGGCGATTTTCAGTAACGAGTCCGGCCTGCGCAGTTTGGGGCGTAACCTGTATGCAGAAACCATTTCATCTGGTGCTGCTACGACAGGTATCCCCGGAGAAAACGGGATTGGCACCTTGTCTCAAGGTTATCTGGAAGGTTCCAACGTGAGCGTTATGGAAGAGATGGTCAACATGATCGCGGGTCAACGGGCTTACGAGGTTAACTCCAAAGCGATTCAGACCGCCGATGAAATGTTGCAAATGACCAATAATTTGATTTAA